One Carassius gibelio isolate Cgi1373 ecotype wild population from Czech Republic chromosome A7, carGib1.2-hapl.c, whole genome shotgun sequence DNA window includes the following coding sequences:
- the LOC128017608 gene encoding histone H1-like translates to MAETAPAAAAPPAKAPKKKSAAKAKKAGPAVGDLIVKAVSASKERSGVSLAALKKALAAGGYDVEKKNSRIKLAIKSLVTKGILLQVKGTGASGSFKISKKETETKKKPAKKAAPKAKKPAAAKKPKSAAAKKPAAKKSPKKAKKPAAAAKKATKSPKKAKKPAAPKKAAKSPKKTKAAKPKTAKPKAAKPKKAAPKKK, encoded by the coding sequence atggcAGAAACCGCCCCAGCTGCAGCCGCCCCGCCGGCCAAAGCGCCCAAGAAGAAGTCCGCCGCTAAAGCCAAGAAAGCAGGTCCAGCCGTTGGTGATCTGATCGTTAAAGCCGTGTCCGCATCCAAGGAGAGGAGCGGCGTGTCTCTCGCTGCTCTGAAGAAAGCTCTCGCCGCCGGCGGCTACGACGTGGAGAAGAAAAACTCCCGCATCAAGCTCGCCATCAAGAGCCTGGTGACTAAAGGCATCCTGCTGCAGGTCAAAGGAACCGGCGCCTCGGGATCCTTCAAGATCAGCAAGAAGGAGACCGAGACCAAGAAGAAGCCGGCGAAGAAAGCGGCTCCTAAAGCCAAGAAACCCGCTGCTGCCAAGAAGCCCAAGAGCGCAGCGGCAAAGAAGCCCGCCGCTAAGAAATCCCCCAAGAAGGCCAAGAAACCCGCTGCCGCCGCCAAGAAGGCCACGAAGAGCCCCAAGAAGGCGAAGAAGCCCGCGGCGCCCAAGAAAGCAGCCAAGAGCCCCAAAAAGACCAAGGCCGCCAAACCCAAGACAGCGAAGCCTAAAGCTGCCAAGCCTAAAAAGGCAGCTCCCAAGAAGAAGTAA
- the LOC128017641 gene encoding histone H2A-like yields MSGRGKTGGKARAKAKTRSSRAGLQFPVGRVHRLLRKGNYAERVGAGAPVYLAAVLEYLTAEILELAGNAARDNKKTRIIPRHLQLAVRNDEELNKLLGRVTIAQGGVLPNIQAVLLPKKTEKPAKAK; encoded by the coding sequence ATGAGCGGAAGAGGCAAAACCGGCGGCAAAGCGAGAGCGAAGGCCAAGACTCGCTCCTCCAGAGCGGGGCTGCAGTTCCCCGTCGGTCGTGTTCACAGACTTCTCCGCAAGGGGAACTACGCCGAGCGCGTCGGTGCCGGAGCTCCGGTCTATCTGGCGGCTGTGCTCGAGTATCTGACCGCTGAGATCCTGGAGTTGGCTGGAAACGCCGCGAGAGACAACAAGAAGACCCGAATCATTCCCCGTCACCTGCAGCTGGCGGTGCGCAATGACGAGGAGCTCAACAAACTCCTGGGTCGAGTGACCATCGCTCAGGGCGGCGTGCTGCCCAACATCCAGGCCGTGCTGCTGCCCAAGAAGACCGAGAAACCCGCCAAAGCCAAGTAA
- the LOC128017622 gene encoding histone H3-like: MARTKQTARKSTGGKAPRKQLATKAARKSAPATGGVKKPHRYRPGTVALREIRRYQKSTELLIRKLPFQRLVREIAQDFKTDLRFQSSAVMALQESSEAYLVGLFEDTNLCAIHAKRVTIMPKDIQLARRIRGERA, encoded by the coding sequence ATGGCAAGAACCAAGCAGACCGCTCGTAAATCCACCGGTGGCAAAGCCCCGAGGAAGCAGCTCGCTACTAAAGCCGCCCGGAAGAGCGCCCCAGCCACCGGCGGCGTCAAGAAGCCCCACCGTTACAGGCCCGGGACCGTGGCTCTCCGAGAGATCCGCCGCTATCAGAAGTCCACCGAGCTGCTGATCCGCAAACTGCCTTTCCAGCGTCTGGTGCGAGAGATCGCTCAGGATTTCAAGACTGACCTGCGCTTCCAGAGCTCCGCTGTCATGGCCCTGCAGGAGTCCAGCGAGGCTTACCTGGTCGGTCTGTTCGAGGACACCAACCTGTGCGCCATCCACGCCAAGAGGGTCACCATCATGCCCAAAGACATCCAGCTGGCCCGCCGCATCCGCGGAGAGCGCGCTTAA